The following proteins are encoded in a genomic region of Limanda limanda chromosome 22, fLimLim1.1, whole genome shotgun sequence:
- the cd68 gene encoding macrosialin: MNRAVVFVFVACCALSALSLAQDEQPSHPSGTVIPAKEFTEISPTTTTTPKTTATTAKTTTTTAKTTTTTPKTTTTTAKTTTTTPKTTTTTTAKTTTTTAKTTTTTPKTTTTTTAKTTTTTAKTTTTAKTTAPPPEPTPSTNLTAGNYSLKTDKNVTCLMAHMSLQIRVARPKLNGTFIVQPKKTKAAGFCKGTTANLTLEFKEGYITFMFNKSSANNTAYVNYLSFDISYPFSKGALDRYQAKNNSVSLFSAKVGHSYSCKAESIYMGNGLYLVVDEDRLQAFNLTEANEFGATDFCRADQPDYSVAIGVGVTLLVLIIIVVVAYILSRRKRADGYQSL; this comes from the exons ATGAACAGAGCAGTTGTTTTCGTGTTTGTCGCCTGCTGTGCGCTCTCAG CACTGTCATTGGCTCAAGATGAACAGCCATCCCATCCTTCTGGAACTGTGATCCCTGCAAAGGAATTTACAGAAATTTccccaaccacaaccaccaccccCAAGACTACAGCCACCACCGCCAAGACTACAACCACCACCGCCAAGACTACAACCACGACCCCGAAGACAACCACCACCACTGCCAAGACTACAACCACCACCCCGAagacaaccaccaccaccaccgccaagACTACAACCACCACCGCCAAGACTACAACCACCACCCCGaaaacaaccaccaccaccactgccaAGACTACAACCACCACCGCCAAGACTACAACCACCGCCAAGActacagctcctcctcctgaacctACTCCCTCTACCAACTTGACTGCAGGAAACTACAGCCTAAAGACCGACAAAAACGTGACTTGCCTGATGGCTCATATGTCATTGCAGATCCGAGTGGCAAGACCAAAG CTCAATGGAACCTTCATTGTTCAGCCAAAGAAGACCAAAGCTGCCGGATTTTGTAAGGGAACCACGGCCAACCTTACCCTTGAATTCAAGGAGGGCTACATCACCTTCATGTTCAACAAG AGCTCTGCCAACAATACTGCCTATGTGAATTATCTGTCTTTCGACATCTCCTACCCCTTCAGCAAAGGAG CTTTGGACCGGTACCAGGCCAAGAACAACTCAGTGAGTCTCTTCTCCGCAAAGGTTGGACACTCCTACTCCTGCAAGGCTGAATCAATTTACATGGGGAACGGACTGTACCTGGTAGTCGATGAGGACCGGCTGCAGGCCTTCAATCTGACCGAGGCCAATGAGTTTGGCGCCA CTGATTTCTGCCGTGCGGACCAGCCTGATTACAGTGTTGCGATCGGCGTGGGAGTGACCTTGCTGGTGCTCATTATCATCGTGGTGGTGGCGTATATCCTGAGCCGCAGGAAGAGGGCCGATGGCTACCAGTCTCTGTGA